In Cyclopterus lumpus isolate fCycLum1 chromosome 5, fCycLum1.pri, whole genome shotgun sequence, the genomic stretch TATcatacatttttgaaaaaacTCAACGTGATGTCAGAGAGAAGCTATAGACAGAAAAGTCTACAATATGCATTTGAAGCCTACATCATGGTGTCAAACTGATTTAGGTTAAAGATAAAGTTAGAAGTCAAGTATAATAAAGTGATCCCGTACAAAGGGTCTGTTAAATACCTGAATCTCACATAACATAGACCAATAATTACTGTTTTACTGAGATATCTTCTTTAcaggaaaatacatttcatgatttcaatgtattttcttttaatatgaTGTTCAAAATTTCAGCTCCGATGACACTGACCTCCCATGTTTAAAGCTGCCCTCTACAGGCCAACCGCCGTAACTACGCAAACAGTGACATTGACATTAAACGTTCTCAGGTAGTTTTTAAtcagtgtttttaataaatcaacCCATCTTGGattaaaatcaataataaataccCTCAGACAACGATAACAGATCTGTACACCTGTCCTGCTCCCCGGCGGGAAGGCGATGACATCATGAGCCGTTGGCGTCGTTCGGTTGACGAGTTGGCGgtgcggcggcggcagcagggCGAGTGTGAGCGCGCTCAGGAGGCGCTCGCTcgggtcacttcctgtttccagcaGCTGGCGGCGTCACTCGGTAGCTCAGCGGACGGCAGCTTCCTGCGAGACGAGATGGACGAGACGAGAGCCCTCGCATACCGTATCTGCAGCGGTAGGAAAGAAACGATCCAAACGAAACACCCGTTCGTACacctgtctgcccgtctgtctctcacctgtgactgtctgtctgtgtacctGCAGGTCTGTCCCAGCGTCTGATGCATCTCCTGTCAGACTGTGACCCCTCAGgtgtggaggacagacaggcaTCAGAGCGTCTGTGGGTTCTCTTCCTGTCGGCGATAgagaacttcctgtttgacctcCGTAAGGCCTGCAATCTGATTGGACAGTTTCCTCTGACCCAGCGCAACAGCAGGCGCTCGTTAGTCAATACAGGTCAGCTGATGTCCTTCATTTCCTGTGGAAGctttgtgattggctgagctGTGTGTTACCTATGCTTCCTACCTTTTCCACTGGTATTCCTTCCTTATTTCCTAACCTTCCTTCCTtacctcctttctttccttccttcccacCGAATTGCTGAGTGTTTGACAACCCCTTAAGCATTCTTTAAGGACCTACAGAACCGTCTCTGGGATACCACTTGTTCAAACTACCACAGAAACTCCTTAAAAGTATCTGGTACATTTTCAAAAGATCCTCAAACCGTAGAAGGATAGAAACACATTTAGGACTCTTCCAACCTCCTCATAGACCACCAGAACTCAATGGTCCCAAAGCCTTCTTAAAATGACCTAAAAGCTCGTAAAGAAAAACTGGAACTCCTTCACTGTGTCCTATATTCAGGAACCCCTACAATCTCCATGAGAAGTACTGGAATTTCCTCAAGCTCTAGATATCTACATTGTACAAATGACCCCCAGAACCTCTCGAAAGGTACATTTTTTCTGAAATCCTCAAAAGGATTGAACCTACCCTTGGATCGAGGCAACTTTCTAAAGGATATCTAAATACCTCTCAAGCCTTGTAGACCACCTCAAGAATGGCAGTAATGAGTACAGCAAATCCTTTAAGGACCACCCCTACAATCTTATTGAGGACCACTGACACTTCTTAAacctcctcaaggtaactggAATATTCTCAAGGATACCTTTCCCTCAATCAGTCCATGTACCTCCTTCTGGACCGTTTTTCACTCTTCAAGGTCTCAAAGAGCCTCCTCAGTGATACATCCTTGAAAGGTTACTGTTACCGCCACAATAAATCCTCCAACATTTGAAGGTTTATCCTCTTTAAGGATTGTAACGTCCACAAAGACCAACAACCTCCTTTAAAACCACTGGAACCTATTTCAAGGATCCCTGGAAAAAAAGGATAATGGATCAGTACAGTCCGATCTGATACTATGTATTCCACTAACGTTGAACCTCTCACCTGCCTCTCTCCAGGATGTATGGATGGCGTGGTGGGCGTGGCAGCTCAAGTGGCTTCCATCCAGGTGCCATGGCTCACCTTGGAGGAGCAGCCAAGCCCAGATCTGAGCAATCACATTGCAGCATTGGAGGCAATGCTGAGTGAGATGCAGCTGAGGGTGAGACGGATGCAGAGAGAAGAACATCTGTTTAGAACAGATTGAACATCAAAAGATTTCACCTGCAGACCGGGCAAAGGTCTGAAGGTAGAACCGATTCAAGTACCTGTCTTGTATCTGCACCACCTGTACCTGGTGGAGTGTCTTGTTTTCTGGAGTAGTGCCTGTATCTTGGTGGAGTGTTTTAACCCATAGGAGTGTCTTGTACCCTGGAGGAGTGTCTTGTACCGGGTGGAGAGGCTTGTACCTTGAGTGGTTTTGCCTTGAGTCGTGTCTTGTTTCAACTTTACGTTGTGTTCTGCAGGTTCCTGTTGCATTCTGGTCGGTGGAGGCGACCCAGCCAGCATGGGCCGAAGCTTGCGTTGAACTGGAACAACCGGATTATACCCTGGAGGACCTGATGGAGGTTGAAGTCGTCTCTAACAACAAAATGCCCTGCTGCCAGCCTCCGTGCTGTGGATTGGGCTGCGTCAGgtagaggggggaggaggcCAAGTCACATCTGACATCGCCTGGATTAAACATACCTGACAACATTACAGGATACTCATAATTATGCATGAACCATTCATGTTACACAAATAAACTTAATTGTTCATAATTTGACTACGACCACTGCTTCGAGATGTTAAGAATCCATAAGAGAAATCTAAATAATTTGAGTTAAAAGTAACAAATATGAGAATAAAGATCAACCCGGAGGCGGGGGCAGGGAAAAACTGGACATGAATATGATCAGAAAGTCTTTGAGTTTGTGGACCGTTTGTGAAAACTGACGGGAACCAAGACGACCCGATCCTCTTCTACAAGGATTAATGGCCCTGCATCTCCAGACAGGAGTCACTCGATCAGGTCCGGGAGAACCGTCCGGAAGCAGCTGCAGTGGAGCGGCTTAACAAGGAAATTGTAGTtcttgatataataataatatttaatttacatagcgcttttcaaaacacagacGCATTTATACGTCTAATACGATGATATGTATATCTGTGTTTATGCATGACGCAATATGTACATCATATGTTTCAGTGTCCTGGCTTTGAACAAATATCCCTCTGGGACAAGTAAATTGACATCTATAGTTTTGAGTTCAGATTTTGCTTCTGACTTTACTGTAACGGGAATGTCTATTAACGTAATGCTGTACCTTTAAGTGCAATGGGGAACTATGCTTCATACTCATGTATGAACAATACTTATGAGGGAATTAGAAATAAAGGCCTGTCTTTATCagcctgtttttatttcaacGAAATAGTTAGTCAATTGATAAATTAGTAATGTGAGAAAGTCTTAATAAATGCTGATTAATTGTCCACTTTATTCTTAAAACCCCTTTCAATATACAATTTTAGccttaaaatgttattttcctccagtcttaaaaataaaatctgactAAAAACACCAGTTAGTTGATCATGTTGGTGTGTTTAGCcataaatgaatttaaaaattGACATCAAAATATTTCATAGTTGGATTCCAAAGAATAAACGTAAAGCTCGTTCTCACAAATCAGCTTCAATATTTTCTAAATTATTAAAAGATCAGATATTACACTTCCGTCCAGAAGCTGACTGACATTTAGGAAAAGTTCAGACGAAGCTATAAAACTAAATTAGCTATAAAGCTAATATTTGTGGAGAAACAGCAGCTGGTGaacaaacattaaaacagaTCAATTTAATTGGAGGTTCGGTCTGAGAAGCAACAGCTGGACGGacttattaaaaataaattacatttatttaataatgatcTTATACTTACGATACATTTCATTTCTACAGTTTAACGTATAAATAAAGCGTCAGTGCACGTGTGTTGAATTAAGAACTTTATTGATACAGCAAGGTGGACAAacataaaaatattttacaaacacAGAAGGCAAATGgacagaacaagaagaagaagaagaagaagaagactaaaACGTGGAGCTGCTTCAATTCTTGAAGGTCGAATGTAGATGATTTTTAAAGgctgaaagagaaagaacagCGATTAGGAATATAACTCCCATCAGCCCCTGCTCCCCATCTGAtgtacagtgaagcagctgctgccTTCTGGAGACGTTGCTAGAAAGCGACGAGGAAGGGCGCTCATTGGAGGGTAAAACATTGCGCAATACTCTttccagcagcaggtaggtCAAGGTGGTTGTCCGACCTGCTGCTGATCCCCAACGTAGGTTTATTGAACTGTATTCATAATGTCATGGACCAGGAAGTTGTAAAGACATGACAGTGAACGCAACAGCCTTCTGACGCGATGTCAGCGAACGCAACAGCCTTCTGACGTGATGTCAGCGAACGCAACAGCCTTCTGACGCGATGTGAGTGAACGCAACGGCCTTCTGACGTGATGTCAGCGAACGCAACAGCCTTCTGACGCGATGTGAGTGAACGCAACGGCCTTCTGACGTGATGTCAGCGAACGCAACCGCCTTCTGACACGATGTCAGCGAACGCAACCGCCTTCTGACGCGATGTCAGCGAACGCAACAGCCTTCTGACGCGATGTCAGCGAACGCAACCGCCTTCTGACGTGATGTCAGCGAACGCAACGGCCTTCTGACGCGATGTCAGTGAACGCAACGGCCTTCTGACGCGATGCCAGCGAACGCAACAGCCTTCTGACGTGATGTCAGCGAACGCAACAGCCTTCTGACGCGATGTCAGCGAACGCAACAGCCTTCTGACGTGATGCCAGCGAACGCAACAGCCTTCTGACGTGATGCCAGCGAACGCAACAGCAGCCTCTTACCTTCTTGGTCGTCCCAGAGTTCAGCGGCGGTTGTGTTCAACGGACTCTCGTTGTTCGGTTCTGAAACAAACATCAACTTTTCGTTTACAAAAAAGGGCATCAACATTTTGACACGGCTTCACAGtaactctccccatgagctacataACGACGTTTAAATATCGCGGTCAATACCAGGGCGAGACCACGTTACCTCCCAACAGGCTCTGGATGGACAGCAGGATGGAGCGAACGTCGTAGAGCGCTGACCACTTGTCCTTCAGGATGTCGAGGCAGATGAAACCTTGTCCGTCCACGTTGGGATGAAAACAGGACGTGACGAACTTCACACGCGGCGCCTGATACGGGTAACCGGCAGGAAACTCCAGAGACAACCGGTACCGGAGACCCTCGTACACCTGAAACACGAACAGTaaacttgtattattattttctaagCGTCACCTCTCACAAGGCTTCATGTTTCCCCATGAGGTCATCGGACTGGGAGTGTTTACGGTGCAGCTCTGACACCACATGATTATCAGCCAATCGCGGCTCTCCGTGCGTACATACCGTCCCATTAGCGCCGTCGATGGTCCCGATCCATTTGAAGAGATTGTCCGATTCTGGAAACGCCGAGATCCCCTTATCGCCCGACATCTGCACCGACAACACAGagagaggtcacgtgatgtcatcACCTCATCATCGGAGCGAATGACTAGCCACGTGACGTCACACGTATATTTATAAAGCATACGTCTTAGGATATAAACTCACCATCAGAGTCATGAGTTCCTGCTGcagcctgcagacacacaggGACAACTTCACCGTTATGGTGTTGCATTGACCCACATCTTTATAtatcaatttaaatgtattgactTCGTCTCAGCATGAACAGAATACATGAAACACATCAGTAATTATTACTGTTAATTAATTATCAATAAGTGAATATATAACATTAGTAAATTACAGGCTTTAGAGCTATAAAAACATTGTTCATTAGTGTCTCCCACTGAAGTAATtcaagataatcctttattagtcccgcagtggggaaatgtgcAGGATTTCCAGCAACATAGGAATAATGCAAACAAGAGACATagtaacaaaataaacaagttccaaaatatattataaataataatatatatattttttaacagtAAATGATCTCCAATAACTGAACTATGGCATACAGACAGTGAGCTTGTGGCTCCGTACAGCGTCCCTGGAGAGCACCGGTCGCTGGGCTCGCGTCTCTCACCGTTTGGACACCGAGCTTCTGGCCGCGCTGCCGCCGCTCTCGCTGCCCTTCAGCGCGGCCGTGGACGAGGCTGCGGCCGCTGCGGGGTCCATGTTCTGGGAGGCCATGGGTGCGACGACAACAAATGGTGCGTTCAATTCTGCTGGGACAAACGAGAAAAAGAGGGCAGGTCAAGACCGACGGACCGGGACCACAGCGGGACAAAGACACTGATGCACCGGCATTCACAAcgagctggagggggggggggggggactatcCCTTTAAATCGTCGCGAGCCAACAGCAGCTGTCGTCACGTGTGAGGCATTCGCCACCGGAAGTTGTAGCCGCGGAGGATTACCTTGACGGTTGGCGTTTATTTTAAAGCGGAAAGGAGACGCGCCGCCGCCGGGTCTGGACAGCCACACGCGCACCACACGTATACACCAGGTGAGCGCTCTACCTGCGGGACTCACCGTGTCGGGGCGTCGGGGTGTTCGCGGCTCGAGCTGCTGATTCAAACTGAGTTCGCTCCCGCCCCCCCTTGTTTAAACCGGCGCTTCCTCGCACGCGGAGCCAATCGGCGCCCGGCGTTCAAAAACAAACTGCCCGCGGCTAGCCAATGAGAAGAGGGTGCGCGGAGGGAGCAGCGATGTGATTGGACAAGAGGAACTTCCCCGGAACTGCGTTTCACGAACGCGTCACGGAGTCAAAAACTAACTTTTTGTGTTTGATTTAtatacttatttatgtatttgcttatttattttgggggcatgtagaatatatatatatacaaacagcAACAATAACACTGATAATAACaatggtaataataatgatataacaataaaatgtattaaatgcaACCAACGGCAGTTTGTAGTCCCATTGTGTTACATAAGAGAAGCACTATATTATATGTGGGATGGATttcatgctcttcatgctcaGTATTTAGTGTCTATTAGGCACCGGTGTTAGTAGCACTAGTTATAAACATCTATATTGTTCTCTTCtgtatttaattattgattttttttaactttatttatttaccttacTCTTATTGCTACCCTGTTCTCTTTTGCAACATTGTCAGTATTATTCAATGTATACttaataattgttattatattgttcatacatgtttatatattttttttaattgttttttgctATTTTGAAGCTATGGGACAACAATTTCTTTCGAGATTAATAAAGTTCTATTTTTATCTtaacttattttatttctgtgtctCACAGACTGAGGAAAGAAGCTGCTCTGTTTTTTATGGCCACGTGCATTAcgcatacaaggaatttgactttgtgaaaggtgcataacaactAAGAAAAGCAGGTTGGATAGTATGTGCTGGGTATTGTTTCTATAGATTATTTGGACTCTTATAATGtgagtataatatatatataatatgatcatattattataatatatatattgtataatttatatatataatgataatattaatattatttggACTCTTATGATATGAGagtataatatatgtaatatgattatatttatattatttggaCTCTTATAATGTGagagtataatatatataataggatcataatgttattatttggactcttataagatatatataatattaatattaatttgaCTCTTATAAAGCTATGTTtaaaagtataatatatataatattgctGGTGTGTTTTGAGCAGCAGGGGGCGGTAACCGCaagaagctgaagaagaagcCGGAAGTCGTCTTGTTTTGAAGGAACCGCGTTTCCGGCCGCCTCCGTTCCGCGCCCGCCGCTCAGCTCAGGACCATGAACGCGCCTCCTGCCTTCGAGTCGTTCCTCCTGTtcgaaggagagaagaagatcAGCATCAGCAAGGACACCAAGGTGCCCAACGCGTGCCTGTTCACGCTGAACAAGGAGGACCACACGCTGGGGAACATCATCAGAGCGTAAGAGGCCACGCGGTCAAACACTAACTCATTACGTCACGGGATCGATAcaccgggaggaggaggagcagagtatCGGCAGGGGCCGCCGCTGgatatttattagtttttattgGTGTATTTGTCCTCTATTTTATACAGTAAACTTCTGATGCAGGCGACaggctcttattgtgaaaggaTCAGATCGTCGGGACCGGTGTTGACTCAAAAGGATCAATTAGGCAGATTTATTCAAAACTACATTAtgtacattttgactttttacaaaaatacaGTTTATGATCGATTACATTATGTAGCCGAGGGCTATGCTGCGCCTCTATTTTATAATAGTAACACAATATTCTGCACAAGAAGGCAACAACACCCACTCAGCACAATGgccctctttgtctctttccgttttgtccttcacaataaaagccccagacacaTACACTGGAACACTGCTTCCTCGGGAGCTGTTAAAGTAACTAAATATGGTAGCTTACACGTTATATTACAACGCTGTGTTTCCAAGTGTTTCACAACCGTCTTATGAGGTAATAACGTCCgaccatgtttgtgtcagtcAGCTGTTAAAGGATCCGCAGGTTCTGTTCGCTGGCTATAAAGTTCCtcatcctctggaacacaagATCGTCATCAGAGTGCAGACCACACCTGACTACAGTCCACAggtaaacacgcacacacctgactagtccataggtaaacacacacacacctgactacagTCCACAggtaaacacgcacacacctgactagtccataggtaaacacacacacacctgactacagtccacaggtaaacacatacacacacacacacacacacctgactagtccacaggtaaacacatacacacacacctgactagtccataggtaaacacacacacacctgactagtccacaggtaaacacacacctgactacagTCCataggtaaacacacacacacacacacctgactacagtccacaggtatacacacacacacacacctgactagtccacaggtaaacacacacctgactacagtccacaggtaaacacacacacacacaccggactacagtccacaggtaaacacacacacacaggactacagtccacaggtaaacacacacacaccggactacagtccacaggtaaacacacacacacaggactacagtccacaggtaaacacacacacacctgactacagtccacaggtatacacacacacacacacctgactagtccacagataaacacacacctgactagtccacaggtaaacacacacctgactacagtccacaggtaaacacacacacaccggactacagtccacaggtaaacacacacacacacacaccggactacagtccacaggtaaacacacacacacaggactacagtccacaggtaaacacacacacacacaggactacagtccacaggtaaacacacacacacacaggactacagtccacaggtaaacacacacacacacacctgactacagtccacaggtaaacacacacacacacacacaccggactacagtccacaggtaaacacacacacacacacaggactacagtccacaggtaaacacacacacacaggactacagtccacaggtaaacaaacacacacacctgactacagtccacaggtaaatacacacacaccggactacagtccacaggtaaacacacacacaccggactACAGTCCAcaggtaaatacacacacacaggactacagtccacaggtaaacacacacctgagatgAGTCGTGGTCCAGCAGCTTATCCGTCTCTTTCTTTTGACAGGAAGCGTTTACGAACGCCATCACGGATCTCATCAGCGAGCTGTCTCTGCTGGAGGAACGCTTCAGAGTCTCCATCAAGGACAAACAGGAAGGGATCGagtgaagccccgccccttgATGATGTCACTGCCCTGTTTGATGAttggtttatttttgtaaataaaagacGTGATGTCACAACATGCAGggtttgtcttttatttcattttttttttaaacggcatTAACAAGAACAACATGAtcactgaggggggggggggggggggcatttgaTGGGGGTCAGCTTCAGGGGTCGGCGTCTCTCTGAGCCTCCATGGCTCTCTGCATCTTCTCCACTATCCACAGAGGAACTGAGAACGGCTTCAACTCGTCCATCTTGACGTCTGCACAGTCCctgaatacatacacacacgcagctGTTACCACGgtaaccacagacacacacctgtggaGCTGGTACACAGATGAAAGAGCAACGTCAGACTCACTTGTACTCGTCGCTGCGAGACAGATCCTGAATGTCCTCCTCAATCAGCAGGTAGgcctgaaaacaaaaacaaaacacacgttTGCCGCGATGCGTTCAAGTGCCGCAGTCGTCCGTCAGAGAGTTCAGCGTCTTAATGTTTACGACTCGTCCTCTCACCATCTTCCCTCCCGTGGCTCTCATGTGGTGTCTCTCTGCCAGCCACTGCTTATCCTTGGCATCCGCTGCATACTGAAGCAAACGCAGTGTTTAAAAGTGTAGCaggcaaaggtcaaaggtcgtggCCGACTGTAAGACGGTTCACCTTAAACAGATCGGCGTGTTTGATGTAGATGCGTCCTCTGGTCCCGCCCATCCCCAGCGCCCTGCAGTGACATCACAACACACGATGACTTCCTGTTCAACAGACCGTGCGACCCGACGGACATGTTGGATGTCATGTTTACACGTCGTTGACATTACACAATGTTTACATGTTGACTCACTTGTTGGCTCTGGAGCCGAGAACGAATGTGCTGCTTTCATTCAGTCTGGATGGCTCccactataacacacacacacacacacacacacacacacacacacacacacacacacacacacacacacacacacacacacacacacacacacacacacacacacacacacacacacacacacacacacacacacacacacacacacacacacacacacacacacacacacacacacacacacacacacacacgattagcCTGGTAATATCTGATAAGCTAACTGCTCGGttacacacacatctttacaatgtgtgtgtgctcgtcaGATTTAATACACCGATCCTTGTAAGAAAGAAGGCGGGACATTCAACTTCTGACCAATCGGGTGTCTTGATGACGAACATCGGAGGTTCTAATTGGGCCGTCTCCTCCTGACTCACCTTCGGTCCTTCTCTCTTGATCGGCTCCGACTTGAGCTTCACTCTGAGGACAGGACAGTCACACAGGTGTCAGGTGATCTACCTGgatactgatgatgatgatgatgatgatgatgatgtcatttgtCTGCTGTTAGATACTCACTGCGTGGAGAAGGTGTGAGGTCGATCGGAGGCCGCCACCGCACCTGGACGAGCCCTTCTCTGTCGACACAATGATCACGGCTAATCAATTAATGTTCTGATCCCAATATCTCTTTCCTGATATCTAGGTTTAATTATCTATCATAAGCTTCTTAAAGCTGGtattaggaagttaaacaggtctTAACAAgtgtatttattcaagtttctcacagAGAACTCAATTTTACAGGGTTACATTTGAACGTCTAACGATGACGTTAGAGTCTAACGTCATCGTTAGACGTTCCCTTCCGCCCAACACTCCTTTTTACTGAATGGAACTTGAACACATCGTACACGTCTCTGCACAGCTCTTCACGCAGACTGGTTTTGATCCTTTCAGTAACAACAAGTCACCTGAACGAGCCAAACACCTGTGAGGTCAGAGGTGACAGTACCTTCTTGGGGACGGGGCTTCCTCTCTGACTGTAGTCTTCATCAGCAGCGGGTCTGGACCTCTGACGGGCCACAAAGAACCAGATCAGAACCGGACCAGGTTAAAACACGTTCCGGCGGTTCTCATTGGTCCGTTCCTACCTTGATGGCGACCTCTGACCTTGCCCTATTCACCTCCGCCTctggaaacagctgtttggCCTGGGGATGAAATCAGAGAGAAACCACGGtgaccacacagagacacaacagacccctgaggtcaaaggtcgtgaGGTCAGAACCCAGCGGCCGGTCGCATGACACCTGGTGTCTCTTCATGAACATTCAACGTGAAACAGGCGAGGACAAAGGGGGGTGTCACATGACCGGCAGGGCCACGGGttagaggacaggaagtgatctCA encodes the following:
- the zgc:109913 gene encoding regulator of G-protein signaling 9-binding protein, with protein sequence MSRWRRSVDELAVRRRQQGECERAQEALARVTSCFQQLAASLGSSADGSFLRDEMDETRALAYRICSGLSQRLMHLLSDCDPSGVEDRQASERLWVLFLSAIENFLFDLRKACNLIGQFPLTQRNSRRSLVNTGCMDGVVGVAAQVASIQVPWLTLEEQPSPDLSNHIAALEAMLSEMQLRVPVAFWSVEATQPAWAEACVELEQPDYTLEDLMEVEVVSNNKMPCCQPPCCGLGCVR
- the LOC117730427 gene encoding deoxynucleotidyltransferase terminal-interacting protein 1 isoform X2 — translated: MGAHRSEGGRDWLVPDGPEQTEQSPPWNLMIKHRQIHRRGRRSHMAVSYTDPQVSMDLLRAVLQPSFNEEIMAVFRKYHKFFEKAAENVKENAGDDVQTDQLIREACRNVLEHAKQLFPEAEVNRARSEVAIKRSRPAADEDYSQRGSPVPKKRRARPGAVAASDRPHTFSTQVKLKSEPIKREGPKWEPSRLNESSTFVLGSRANKALGMGGTRGRIYIKHADLFKYAADAKDKQWLAERHHMRATGGKMAYLLIEEDIQDLSRSDEYKDCADVKMDELKPFSVPLWIVEKMQRAMEAQRDADP
- the LOC117730427 gene encoding deoxynucleotidyltransferase terminal-interacting protein 1 isoform X1 produces the protein MGAHRSEGGRDWLVPDGPEQTEQSPKPWNLMIKHRQIHRRGRRSHMAVSYTDPQVSMDLLRAVLQPSFNEEIMAVFRKYHKFFEKAAENVKENAGDDVQTDQLIREACRNVLEHAKQLFPEAEVNRARSEVAIKRSRPAADEDYSQRGSPVPKKRRARPGAVAASDRPHTFSTQVKLKSEPIKREGPKWEPSRLNESSTFVLGSRANKALGMGGTRGRIYIKHADLFKYAADAKDKQWLAERHHMRATGGKMAYLLIEEDIQDLSRSDEYKDCADVKMDELKPFSVPLWIVEKMQRAMEAQRDADP
- the ube2c gene encoding ubiquitin-conjugating enzyme E2 C, with amino-acid sequence MASQNMDPAAAAASSTAALKGSESGGSAARSSVSKRLQQELMTLMMSGDKGISAFPESDNLFKWIGTIDGANGTVYEGLRYRLSLEFPAGYPYQAPRVKFVTSCFHPNVDGQGFICLDILKDKWSALYDVRSILLSIQSLLGEPNNESPLNTTAAELWDDQEAFKNHLHSTFKN
- the polr2j gene encoding DNA-directed RNA polymerase II subunit RPB11-a, which codes for MNAPPAFESFLLFEGEKKISISKDTKVPNACLFTLNKEDHTLGNIIRAQLLKDPQVLFAGYKVPHPLEHKIVIRVQTTPDYSPQEAFTNAITDLISELSLLEERFRVSIKDKQEGIE